From Microbacterium sp. CGR2:
TCGATCCCTGGCTGGACGTCGATCCGGAAGCCGAGCTGCCCGGGCGCGGCAGGGTCAGCGATCTTGCCGACGAGCTGCGCGCGCGGGGTCGGGAATGAAGCGCACCTCGGCGGGACTCCTGGCGGTCCTCGCGTTGCTCGCCACCGGAGGCGGGTTCCTGCTCAACCACCTGTTGACCGCGAGTGGACGTGCGACGTTCACGCCGTCGCTGCTGCTGCCGGTCCTGCTGCTGTTGATCGCGGCGGCGTCGGTCGGGGTGGCCTGGCCGGTTCGCGCGAGTGTGCGCACCGGCATCCGTATCGACCCGTTCCGAGCGCTCCGAGCGGCGACGCTGGCACGGGCTTCCAGCCTCCTCGGTGCGATCATGGCCGGGTTCGGGGCCGGACTGCTCCTCTTCCTTCTGTCGCGGCCCATCGATCCACAGGTAGGGTCGACTGTGGCCATGCTGGCCCTGATCGGAAGTGCGGTCATTCTCGTGATCGCCGCACTCATCGCCGAACAGTTCTGCACTCTGCCGAAGGATCCTGATGACTCAGAACCCCGAGACCGCGCCCCTGAACCCGGCGGAGGGCACTGATCGACACGCCCTCGATCAGGGCACCTACACCCAGCTGCGCACAGCACGAAATGAGGCACGACTCGAGCTCGACGGCGTCTGGCACCAGATATCGCCTCGCTACGTGGTCTCGCAGATCCTCCAGAACGTGATCTTCATCGCCTTCGTGGCGGCGGTGGCCATCGTGCTGCACCTCGTTCTCGATCAGACATGGGTGTGGATCCCGGCCGGGGTGATCCTGATCGTCACGGTGCTGGCGCTCGTCATCCTCCCGCGCCAGGCGAAGGCCATCGGGTACATGCTCCGCGCCGACGACATCGTCTTCCGCAAAGGCATCCTCTGGCAGCGGATGATCGCCGTTCCCTACGGCCGGATGCAGCTCGTGGACATCACGCAGGGACCGCTCGACCGCGCGTTCGGCATCAGTCAGTTGAAGATGGTGACGGCGGCAGCGACCACCGGTGTGCAGATCCCGGGGCTCACGCAGAGCGCCTCCGAGGCGCTGCGTGACACGCTGATCGAAGTGGCCGAGACCCGCCGGACCGGCCTGTGAGCGAGCAGAGCCCCGCTGCCCCGAGCGCGCAGGTGCCCACGGGCGTCAAGGACGCATCGACGACCCTCGCGGACGGCGAATGGCATCGGATGCATCCGCTCACGCCGCTCTTCAAGGGCGGCTTGGTCCTCATCATCGTGGCGGGAATCGTCATCACGAACATGCGGGACCGGCTCATCAACTGGTTCGTCACCCTTTTCACGCCCGAAGAGGCGAACTACAACGGCTACTCCGGCGGCGACCCTGTCGACTGGGTGTTCGAGAACAACCTGATCCTCCTCGTGCTGCTCGGGGTCCTCGGCCTCGTGGTCGTGCTCGTGCTCGTCTTCTGGTTCTTCTGGCGGTTCCACCAGTTCCGCATCACCGGCGACCACGTCGAGGTCCGCAAAGGCGTGGTCTTCCGGTCGCACCGCCGCGCGCCACTCGATCGCGTGCAGGGAGTCAACCTGACCCGTCCGTTCCCCGCCCGCATCATCGGGCTGGCGAAACTCGAAGTGGTCGGCGCGGGCAACGACGCGAATGTCGAGATGGAATACCTGGCGACGTCCCGCGCTGAATCGGTGCGGACCGACATCCTTCGGCTCGCATCAGGGGCACGGGCCGCGCGCAAAGCGGCGCTCAACCCGCAGTCCGGGGGTGCGGCGACGGGTGCACCGGCGTCGGTTCGCTCTCAGCTCCGGGGATCGATGAACGAGGGCGTCACCGGTTTGATCGCCGGCGTGGACCTCGACGACGTCGCTCCCGAGAGCGTGGTGAAGATCCCGACCGGCCGCCTGGTCGGTTCGCAGCTGATCGCCGGAATCCTGTGGCTGGTCTTCTTCGCTGTGATCTTCGCGGTGGCGCTCGGCAGCACGATCATCGGCATCCTCATCGACGGCGACCCTGACGGCGGCGTCGTGCTGCTCGGCATCGGCCTCGGGATGGGGATCCCCATGGTGATCGCCGTCGTCGGTATCACCTGGGCGCAGATCTCCAAGTCCTTGCGGTACTCGATCGCGCCGACACCCGACGGAGTGCGCATCACATATGGGCTGCTGACCACGGTCACAGAGACCCTCCCGCCGGGCCGCATCTTCGCGGTGGAGGTCTCGCAGTCGCTGCTCTGGCGACCGTTCGGCTGGTGGACCATCAAGATCAACCGGATGAGCGGCAAGAGTGCGGCGCAGCAGACCTCGGGCAGCGCGCAGCAGTTCAACGTGGTGCTGCCCGTCGGCAAGCGCGCCGACGTCGAGCGTGTGCTCGGGCTCGTCCTCCCCGATGTGCCGAGCGAGCAGCTCGGCTTCCTGTGGGAGCACGGCATCGTCGGCCCCATCGACGGCGACCCTTTTCTCCGGATGCCTCGGCGTGCGTGGTGGCGTCGCCCGCTGTCGTGGAAGCGCGCCGGGTACTTGGTGGCCGATTTCGGGTTGGTGCTGCGTCGCGGATTCGTGTGGCGCAAGCTCGCCGTGTTCCCGCTGGCGCGGCTGCAGGGGGTCTCCCTCTCGCAGGGCCCGATCGACCGGGCGCAGCGAGTGTCGGGCGCGCAGGTGCACACGGTTCCGGGGCCCATCACCGGCTATCTCTCCGGGTTCGAGCGGGACGACGCCCTGTCGTTGCTCGACGGAGTGAGCCGGGCGGCGGCGGAAGCCGCTTCGCGCCACACCACTCACCGGTGGAGCGAGCATGTCGCAGAGTCCGTGCCGGTCGCGGTGCCGGCGGGTTCCGCTTTCCCCGCTGCTTTCCCACCTCCGCCGCCGCCTGCACCGCCGACGGCACCCGCCGCGCCTGTCGCACCGCCGGTCGGCTCGCCGCCTCCTTCGGCTCCTCCGGCTCCTCCGGCTGCACCGCCCGTGGCACCACCCGTGGCTCCGGCTCCGCCCGTGGCGCCGCCCGGTGCTCCGCTGGCGTTCCCCGCTCCACCCGCTCCGCCCGCGCCGCCTGCCTCTCCGGTGGAGTGAGGCAGTGGTACGAGACGGACGCCTGGGCGTCGGGATCATCGGCGCGGGAAGAGTGGGGCCCGTTCTCGGTGCAGCACTCGGCGGCGCCGGGCATGCGGTGATCGGGATCACGAGCGGATCTGACGACGAACGCGCGTCGGCGGTCCTGCCGGAAGTTCCGGTGCTGGACGCGCTGGAGGTGGTGCGGCGAGCCGAGCTCGTGATCGTCGCCGTGCCGACCGACCAGCTCGCGTCGCTCGTCGCGGGCATCGCGGAAGTCGGCGGATGGCAGATCGGCCAGCTCGTCCTGCACACCGACCCTGGTTACGGTATCGAGGTGCTGCGGCCGGCCGCGGAGCGAGGCGCGATTCCGTTGGCGGTGCACCCCGCGATCACGTTCTCCGGAACATCGATCGACCTGCGTCAGCTGCAGGCCGGATTCGCGGCCGTGACCGCGCCACCCGCGGTGCTGCCCATCGCGCAGGCGCTGGCGGTCGAGATGGGCTGCGAACCGATCGTCATCGCGGAGGAGGATCGGGCGGCCTATGCCGACGCCATCCAGACCGCGACGGAGTTCTCGCGCTCCATCATCGGCCAGTCCACCGCGCGGCTGCGCGAGATCGGCATCGAGAACCCGGGCGGTTACCTCTCCGCGCTCGTGCAGTCCACGGTCGAGCGGGCACTGCGCGAAGCATCCGATCCTCCGCACCTGATCTGACCGAGAGTGCGACGTCGCCGCCCCACAGCGGTTGCATCAGCGCCCGCCGGAGAGGCCTCGGTGTCCGCGCCTGCCCGGGAGACAGGGCGTCCGCGCTCGTGGAGACGCCGCTCGTCAGCGCCCGCCCGAGAAGCCTCCGCCTCCGCCTCCGCCGGAGAAGCCACCGCCGAACGATCCGCCCGAGCTCGACGAGCTGTCGGCCGTCGGTGAGGTGTACGTGGCGGCCGCGTGCGAAGATGCCGCGAAGCTGGTCAGGTAGAGGCGCAGGTAGGGCGAGGTCGGGTCGCCGATCCAGTCGGGGCCGCGCTGCGCACGCGCGTAAGCACCCTCGAGCACCTCACCCCACTCGTCTTCCATGCCGAAGAGCATCGCGTACGGGAGAAGGCGCTCGTAGAGGTGGATCACATCGACGGCACCGTCCTGCCGGCGCTCGGCTCCGCTGTATGACTGCAGCATCTGCAGTCGGTCGGCCTCGGCCACGCGGATGAAATCCTCGACACCCTTCAGGTACTCGAAGGCTTGCGCTCCTTCCGCGGTGAGGACCGTGTGCCTCGCGAACGCGTAGAAGCAGGAGACGAGCACGATGAAGAGAGTGAACGACATCACGACGAGAGCAGGGATGGCGGAGAGCCGACCGCTGATCACGCCCCAGAGCGCAAGTGCGAACCCGATGGTCCCGACGGTGACGGCGGTCCACTGCAGGATCGCGGCGCCCCGACTGCGCGCCGTGGTCGTGAAGCCTCGAGACGCCGCTGCGGTCTTTCCGCTCTGTTCCAGCGCCACCATGCGCATCGCGAAGTCCTCACTCGCGGTGGGAAGGTCTGTCACGCTGTCGTCATCCGCGTCGACGAACAGCGCGTCGAGTGCCTCTGCGTCGAGGGGGTCGGTATCGAGCGTCTCGGTGGATGCGTCGACGGTGAGGCGTCGCAACCGCGGGCGCTCCGGTGCGTCGCCTTCTTCGATGCGGATATCCCTGCGGACGGCGAGGTGCACGATCTCGGCCGGCACCACGCTTTTCACTCCGGGGAGCAGCGGGGCGGCGAGCAGTGGCGGGAGGGACACCGGGACGTCGTACTGCGCGACGATGATTCCGGTGGCGACCCGGCGGCGGCGGCGGAACGCGGAAACCGCCACCCAGCTTCCGATCGACAGTCCGGCGGCGGCGGCCGCCGCGGCCAGCGGGATGACGTCGGTCACAGGGTTCGGCATCCGGGCAGGTGGCTGTGCGGCGGTTCCCGCTTCGAAGCCGATGGCCACGGTCACGCCGTCGCCTGCCTCGCGCTGTGCGGACTCCACGCGGAACACCGCTGCGTCGCCGTCTTGCACCGGGCCCTGGAGATCGCACGAAGCGGTGGAGCCGGACTGTCCTGAATAGCAGCTCGCAGCGCCGGTGAGTCGCGAGGCCATCGCGTCGTCGAACACGACGTCGGCACGGAAACGCTCGATGGGCTGGGTGCTGTCGAGCGGGAGGAGATCCCAGTAGAACTCGTCGACACCCTTGCCGGATGGGCTTTCGGAGTCCGGCGAGCCGGACCCGGTCGAGAGGTCGGTCGACAGGATGACATCGCGCATCTCGTACTCGATCACATAGGTGGACAGCCCTCGCACGTAGTCGTCGTCACCGGTGAGGACCAGCAGCAGGCCGTCTTCCTCGTCGGTCTCGTACGGCACCTCCGAGCCGCTCCCGTCGGTCACGGACAGCACTCGCGTGTCGAGCCCCGCGCCCTCGTACGAGGTGGGCAGCCCGCGGACGATGCCGCGGTTCTGATCGGCGTCGGGGAAGCGTGCGACGAGTGTCTCGGTGACGTGCATCTCCGACCGGCCGTCTTCATCGAGCCCCACCTCGTACTCGGCCTCCCACGAGGCGTACGAGAAGTCGTCGACATCGGTCGGCACGGCCGCGCTGCCGACCCGGGCCGTCTGAACGGTGGCGGTCGAGTCCGACGCCGTGGCAGCAGCCGGTGAGCCGAGGCCGGCGAGAACTAGGGCGAATGCGGCCAGCGCGCGGATGATCCGTGAGGCGGTCATGCTTCGAGGCTACCCAGAGCGCACGGACCGGACGGTCGGCCTCGGTAAACTGGGGGGAACTTCAAGGAGCCCCGCACATGACTGACGCGTCCGCCGCGCCCGAACCTTCCTCGACCGATCCGTCGACCGAGGACGACATCCACGAGCAGAAGGCCGTTCGTCTCGCCAAGCGTGCGCGTCTGATCGAGAAGCGGGCGGATGCCGCGGGTGGAGCGTTCCCCGTCGGTGTCCCGGTCACGCACACGATCCCGGCGCTCCGTGCCGAGTACGGCGAGCTCGAGGCTGGAGCCGAGACCGGCGTCGTCGTCGGCATCGCCGGACGCGTGGTCTTCAGTCGCAACACGGGCAAGCTCTGCTTCGCCACGCTGCAGGCGGGGGATGGCACGCGGATTCAGGCGATGATCTCGCTCGCGAACGTCGGCGAGGAGTCGCTGGCGGGCTGGAAGGAGTACGTCGACCTGGGTGACCACGTCTTCGTGCACGGCGAGGTGATCTCCAGCCGCCGCGGCGAGCTGTCGGTCATGGCCGATGACTGGGCGATCGCGTCGAAGGCGATCCTTCCGCTCCCCAACGCCTATTCGGAGCTCAGCGAAGAGGGTCGGGTACGCAGCCGCTACCTCGACCTCATCGTTCGCGATCAGGCCCGCTTCACCGTTCGCGCCCGCGCTGCCGTGAACGCGAGCCTCCGCGCCACGTTCACCAGCCACGACTATCTCGAGGTCGAGACTCCGATGCTGCAGGTGCAGCACGGCGGAGCATCCGCCCGTCCGTTCGTCACGCATTCGAACGCCTTCGACACGGAACTCTTCCTCCGCATCGCTCCGGAACTGTACTTGAAGCGCGCCGTCGTCGGCGGCATCGAGCGTGTGTACGAGATCAACCGCAACTTCCGGAACGAGGGTGCCGACTCCACCCACAGCCCCGAGTTCGCCATGCTCGAGGCATACCAGGCGTACGGCGACTACCACCAGATGGCCGCGCTCACTCAGGAGCTCGTACAGCAGGCGGCTGTCGCGGTGACCGGGACGACGACGGTGACGTGGGCTGACGGCACCGAGTACGACCTGGGCGGCGAATGGGATCGCATCTCGATGTACGAGTCGTTGTCCGCGGCATCCGGTCGCACGATCACCCCTCAGGATTCCGTCGAGGATCTGATCGCGTTCGCCGAGGCGAACGGTGCCGACGTGCCCCCGCAGGCGACGCACGGCAAGCTCGTCGAAGAGCTCTGGGAGCACTTCGTCAAGGGCGACCTCGTGCGTCCGACGTTCGTGATGGACTTCCCGGTCGACACCTCGCCGCTGGTGCGCGAGCACCGAGCGATCGCAGGCGTCGTCGAGAAGTGGGACCTCTACATCCGTGGCTTCGAGCTGGCGACCGGATACTCCGAGCTCGTCGACCCGGTCATCCAGCGCGAGCGCTTCGTCGAGCAGGCCAAGCTGGCCGCCCGCGGCGATGTCGAGGCGATGCCCATCGACGAGGAGTTCCTGCGGGCACTCGAGCACGGCATGCCCCCGTCCGGAGGGATGGGAATGGGCATCGACCGGCTGCTCATGGCGATCACGGGCCTCGGCATCCGCGAGACGATCCTCTTCCCGCTCGTCAAGTAGGGTTCCGGGGCTCGTTTCGAGGGTCATTCCGCCGCGACGCGCCGGAACGCCCACTCCGGCAGCATCGCACTGCCGATCATGGTGTCGAGGAGGGCGGCGAGTCCGTAGTCGGGGTCGATCGCCCGTGCCATGTCGAGGTAGTGACCGGCGTGCGATGAGCGTCCGAGTGCCCACGAAAGCCACGCGGCCGCGGTGAGCGGCGCCGGGCGAGACGCGCGCGGCGCGAGCGCCGCCGCCGTCCGGACGACGGAGAGAGCGGTCCGCAGCCGATCCGGGTCGGGAGCTGGACCACGTCCGAGGAAGACCTCGCCGAGGTCATCGGGGACCATCACGCCCCTCTCCGAGAACGCGAGTTGAGCTTCGAGGGTGCGCATCCCGCCGGAGAGCCCCGTGGCCCATTGTGCGATCGCGACATCACGGAACAGCGGCCGGTCCATGCACCACAGGAGCGCGGCGGCGGCGAACGGAGATAGTTCGTCGGGTTCTTGCAGCACCGACTCGAAGAATGCCGGGATGTCTTCGAGCATCACGAGGGCGGCCATCGCCGTCGTGTTCTCACGGCCGGTCGATCGTGCGTGGCACTGGTCCGGATGAAGCTGCGCGGTGAGTTCCCGCAAGGCTTTTCCGACCCGTTCCTTCGTGGCGAGATCGGCGGGTGGGAGGTCGGACCCTGCGAGCTGATCGCCCGAGACGTCGCCGACGGAGCGCGCCTCGGGGGCGGCGACGATCTCGCCGAGTTCTCCGAGACGGGGGTCGTCGGCGAGGTAGCTCGCCCAGCCGGTAGGGGTCACGCAGAGAGCATCGACGACACGCAGCCCGGCTTCTTCAGCGCAACCGAGCAGTTCGTCGACGGCCACCGCCAACGGCAGCACCAGCCCGTCACGCGTCGCGTGCGCCTCGTCGTCGGTGTAGACGACCACGGCCACAGCATCCGTCCCCTCGACGCGAGCGACCAGTCCGACGGCGGCATCGGCGAATTCGTCGAGGGGAGCGTCGTTCGGCGGGAGATCGAGGCGCATGGCGCCGTAGGTGCGGGTGCGGCGGAACGGGAGCAGCACGATGCTCTGTCGGGGCGTGAAGCCCGCGAGGGAGGGAACGATGCTGAGGAACTCAGCGGAGTCGGAAGCTCGAAGCAGTGTCGTCATCCCAGGAGTGTGGCCGAATGGCAGCGCCTCTCGGGGCCGAAACCACGTGCTGTGGACGGTTATCGCTCAGGTCGTCTCGTGTGGACGAGGAGTCGCTCGCGTACGATGGAGGTATGGAGAACTTCTGGCTCGCTGCGGCATGGTCGCTTCTGCCGACCGTTGGCGTCAGCGTGGTGTTCTTCTTCGTCCTGCGCGGCATCCTTCGTTCTGACCGCACCGAACGTCGAGTTCACGCGCGCATCGAGGCTGAAGAGCGCGCCGCGCGCGGTCTTCCGCCGCGCAGCTGAGTCCCACTCGTCCGCTACTGTGAAGCCAACGTGCCGGGCAGGCGCGAGCCGCCGGTGACGGGCACCGCGGTGGGAAGGGACAGATGACTGCGGCCACGTGGGGTTGGTGGATCGCAGCGTTCATCATCGCGGTCGACATCGCCATCCGCACGGCGGCGATCATCATCATCCCGCGCAACCGCCGCCCGACCTCCGCGATGGCGTGGTTGCTCGCGGTCTTCTTCATGCCGATCGTGGGTGTCTTCCTCTTCCTGCTGATCGGCAATCCTCGCCTTCCGCGCGCTCGACGACGCAAACAGGATCAGATCAACTCCTACATCGCCGAGACCAGTGAGAATCTTCACTTCGGCACTCTGCGTCCGGACGCGCCCGAATGGTTCGGCCCCATCGTGGAGATGAACCAGAAGCTGGGTGCCTTGCCGCTGTCGGGCGACAACGGGGCGCACCTCATCTCCGACTACCAGGAGTCACTCGATGCGATGGCTGCGGCCATCCGCGAGGCCCAGGACTACGTGCACGTGGAGTTCTACATCCTGCAGTCCGACGACGCGACCGACAACTTCTTCCGCGCGCTCGAAGAGGTCTCCGAGCGCGGCGTCGAAGTGCGCGTCCTCCTGGACCATTGGGCGAACCGCGGCAAGCCCCGCTACAAGCAGACGATCAAGAGACTCGACGCGATGGGTGCGAACTGGCATCTGATGCTGCCGGTGCAGCCGCTCAAAGGCAGAATGCAGCGACCCGACCTCCGCAACCACCGCAAGCTGCTCGTCGTCGACGGCAAGGTGGCGTTCCTCGGGTCGCAGAACGTCACGGATTCGACGTACAACCTGCCCAAGAACATCAAGCGCGGACTGCATTGGGTCGACCTGATGGTGCGCATCGACGGACCCGTCGTGCTGAGTGTGAACGCGATCTTCCTCAGCGACTGGTACAGCGAGACCGACACGGTTCTCGAGGAGATCGACATCGATCGTGCCGAGATCGGCTCAGGAGATCTGGACTGCCAGGTCGTTCCGTCCGGTCCGGGCTTCCGGGTCGAGAACAATCTGAGGCTCTTCCTCGGGCTGCTGTATGCGGCCAAGAAGAAGATCATGATCGTCAGCCCCTACTTCGTCCCCGACGAAGCGCTGCTGCTGGCCGTCACCGCCGCGGTCGACCGCGGCGTACACGTGGAGCTGTTCGTCTCGGAAGAGGGCGATCAGGCGATGGTCTACCACGCACAGCGCAGCTACTACGAAGTGCTGCTCAAGGCCGGCGTGCGCATCTGGATGTACCGCAGGCCGTACATCCTGCACACCAAGACTCTGACGATCGATGACGAGGTCGCTGTCATCGGCTCCAG
This genomic window contains:
- a CDS encoding DUF3180 family protein → MKRTSAGLLAVLALLATGGGFLLNHLLTASGRATFTPSLLLPVLLLLIAAASVGVAWPVRASVRTGIRIDPFRALRAATLARASSLLGAIMAGFGAGLLLFLLSRPIDPQVGSTVAMLALIGSAVILVIAALIAEQFCTLPKDPDDSEPRDRAPEPGGGH
- a CDS encoding PH domain-containing protein; protein product: MTQNPETAPLNPAEGTDRHALDQGTYTQLRTARNEARLELDGVWHQISPRYVVSQILQNVIFIAFVAAVAIVLHLVLDQTWVWIPAGVILIVTVLALVILPRQAKAIGYMLRADDIVFRKGILWQRMIAVPYGRMQLVDITQGPLDRAFGISQLKMVTAAATTGVQIPGLTQSASEALRDTLIEVAETRRTGL
- a CDS encoding PH domain-containing protein is translated as MSEQSPAAPSAQVPTGVKDASTTLADGEWHRMHPLTPLFKGGLVLIIVAGIVITNMRDRLINWFVTLFTPEEANYNGYSGGDPVDWVFENNLILLVLLGVLGLVVVLVLVFWFFWRFHQFRITGDHVEVRKGVVFRSHRRAPLDRVQGVNLTRPFPARIIGLAKLEVVGAGNDANVEMEYLATSRAESVRTDILRLASGARAARKAALNPQSGGAATGAPASVRSQLRGSMNEGVTGLIAGVDLDDVAPESVVKIPTGRLVGSQLIAGILWLVFFAVIFAVALGSTIIGILIDGDPDGGVVLLGIGLGMGIPMVIAVVGITWAQISKSLRYSIAPTPDGVRITYGLLTTVTETLPPGRIFAVEVSQSLLWRPFGWWTIKINRMSGKSAAQQTSGSAQQFNVVLPVGKRADVERVLGLVLPDVPSEQLGFLWEHGIVGPIDGDPFLRMPRRAWWRRPLSWKRAGYLVADFGLVLRRGFVWRKLAVFPLARLQGVSLSQGPIDRAQRVSGAQVHTVPGPITGYLSGFERDDALSLLDGVSRAAAEAASRHTTHRWSEHVAESVPVAVPAGSAFPAAFPPPPPPAPPTAPAAPVAPPVGSPPPSAPPAPPAAPPVAPPVAPAPPVAPPGAPLAFPAPPAPPAPPASPVE
- a CDS encoding DUF2520 domain-containing protein, producing the protein MVRDGRLGVGIIGAGRVGPVLGAALGGAGHAVIGITSGSDDERASAVLPEVPVLDALEVVRRAELVIVAVPTDQLASLVAGIAEVGGWQIGQLVLHTDPGYGIEVLRPAAERGAIPLAVHPAITFSGTSIDLRQLQAGFAAVTAPPAVLPIAQALAVEMGCEPIVIAEEDRAAYADAIQTATEFSRSIIGQSTARLREIGIENPGGYLSALVQSTVERALREASDPPHLI
- a CDS encoding DUF2207 family protein, whose amino-acid sequence is MTASRIIRALAAFALVLAGLGSPAAATASDSTATVQTARVGSAAVPTDVDDFSYASWEAEYEVGLDEDGRSEMHVTETLVARFPDADQNRGIVRGLPTSYEGAGLDTRVLSVTDGSGSEVPYETDEEDGLLLVLTGDDDYVRGLSTYVIEYEMRDVILSTDLSTGSGSPDSESPSGKGVDEFYWDLLPLDSTQPIERFRADVVFDDAMASRLTGAASCYSGQSGSTASCDLQGPVQDGDAAVFRVESAQREAGDGVTVAIGFEAGTAAQPPARMPNPVTDVIPLAAAAAAAGLSIGSWVAVSAFRRRRRVATGIIVAQYDVPVSLPPLLAAPLLPGVKSVVPAEIVHLAVRRDIRIEEGDAPERPRLRRLTVDASTETLDTDPLDAEALDALFVDADDDSVTDLPTASEDFAMRMVALEQSGKTAAASRGFTTTARSRGAAILQWTAVTVGTIGFALALWGVISGRLSAIPALVVMSFTLFIVLVSCFYAFARHTVLTAEGAQAFEYLKGVEDFIRVAEADRLQMLQSYSGAERRQDGAVDVIHLYERLLPYAMLFGMEDEWGEVLEGAYARAQRGPDWIGDPTSPYLRLYLTSFAASSHAAATYTSPTADSSSSSGGSFGGGFSGGGGGGGFSGGR
- the lysS gene encoding lysine--tRNA ligase, with the translated sequence MTDASAAPEPSSTDPSTEDDIHEQKAVRLAKRARLIEKRADAAGGAFPVGVPVTHTIPALRAEYGELEAGAETGVVVGIAGRVVFSRNTGKLCFATLQAGDGTRIQAMISLANVGEESLAGWKEYVDLGDHVFVHGEVISSRRGELSVMADDWAIASKAILPLPNAYSELSEEGRVRSRYLDLIVRDQARFTVRARAAVNASLRATFTSHDYLEVETPMLQVQHGGASARPFVTHSNAFDTELFLRIAPELYLKRAVVGGIERVYEINRNFRNEGADSTHSPEFAMLEAYQAYGDYHQMAALTQELVQQAAVAVTGTTTVTWADGTEYDLGGEWDRISMYESLSAASGRTITPQDSVEDLIAFAEANGADVPPQATHGKLVEELWEHFVKGDLVRPTFVMDFPVDTSPLVREHRAIAGVVEKWDLYIRGFELATGYSELVDPVIQRERFVEQAKLAARGDVEAMPIDEEFLRALEHGMPPSGGMGMGIDRLLMAITGLGIRETILFPLVK
- a CDS encoding DUF4192 family protein, with amino-acid sequence MTTLLRASDSAEFLSIVPSLAGFTPRQSIVLLPFRRTRTYGAMRLDLPPNDAPLDEFADAAVGLVARVEGTDAVAVVVYTDDEAHATRDGLVLPLAVAVDELLGCAEEAGLRVVDALCVTPTGWASYLADDPRLGELGEIVAAPEARSVGDVSGDQLAGSDLPPADLATKERVGKALRELTAQLHPDQCHARSTGRENTTAMAALVMLEDIPAFFESVLQEPDELSPFAAAALLWCMDRPLFRDVAIAQWATGLSGGMRTLEAQLAFSERGVMVPDDLGEVFLGRGPAPDPDRLRTALSVVRTAAALAPRASRPAPLTAAAWLSWALGRSSHAGHYLDMARAIDPDYGLAALLDTMIGSAMLPEWAFRRVAAE
- the cls gene encoding cardiolipin synthase, with translation MTAATWGWWIAAFIIAVDIAIRTAAIIIIPRNRRPTSAMAWLLAVFFMPIVGVFLFLLIGNPRLPRARRRKQDQINSYIAETSENLHFGTLRPDAPEWFGPIVEMNQKLGALPLSGDNGAHLISDYQESLDAMAAAIREAQDYVHVEFYILQSDDATDNFFRALEEVSERGVEVRVLLDHWANRGKPRYKQTIKRLDAMGANWHLMLPVQPLKGRMQRPDLRNHRKLLVVDGKVAFLGSQNVTDSTYNLPKNIKRGLHWVDLMVRIDGPVVLSVNAIFLSDWYSETDTVLEEIDIDRAEIGSGDLDCQVVPSGPGFRVENNLRLFLGLLYAAKKKIMIVSPYFVPDEALLLAVTAAVDRGVHVELFVSEEGDQAMVYHAQRSYYEVLLKAGVRIWMYRRPYILHTKTLTIDDEVAVIGSSNMDMRSFGLNLEASMLVRGEEFVSEMREVEDKYRSLSRELTLEEWMQQPLRSTILDNLARLTSALQ